Proteins found in one Acipenser ruthenus chromosome 18, fAciRut3.2 maternal haplotype, whole genome shotgun sequence genomic segment:
- the LOC117424432 gene encoding codanin-1-like isoform X1, with product MIEYIDYNLTEKYIVLFVYCTLVTPASVCPPVRCALPNSVNAACGVRAARARCRMAALLESVLREEVEASRAVHWIKNVQLENGSCDSLAQFSVLRRDFVPFLLNFLREQASQILANGPSTPAKTPSSKGQRTPGYPNERSGVSQSGRAPPKGASRVQLFSPPPCSPAQPEFDTPGTQYLSGITFLSSPSFTASPAPRRSDQRASLGEFLPSPDPQPPQRRGRRRGGPTSSGGRQPGREAGRGLNEEPGRWDRGGRTETSITPPPPQLNINNLEDFPPVGATPTPAGSKTKPSRRINPTPVSAERPQSKPKNCFTSTPLSQPPPSPAIPESPGAGPDCWLQEEREMLRRERCVQAPASSATPALRLACTKMMCPFQSRAKLSQQTSSLGLPPALEPSTPTKLGSSRTSASGSADRLSPTADLHKVSTSCQLDLLAELHCACIAENLVPNVFLELFFVLQLLTSRGSAPSEERQGGPAVCRGSSKHTPPASNNVLDRPYFNSVHNCVYFAVKVLENNFDLISQLDKCTLRLLAENERLGSFSPALRDRLLAAHESSTAKVSRITPSFIQSVPFQPATDNRSNFCSDKAFHIFKKQRDIFYELLREWEDFHKEPGWVFDMVLGSRVRGMVSQLTAASNHSHFARLFQKQLIQMCKGTGGEAPDLDVLGMLGADNLSRLKRLQERFIQPQSIMGPCPPPSFPGHQEFFRDFLLTAGSYQLNQHLMDSLCQQILELDSICILGPGSSKEEGEGDVEQQGEKQRFCSVLTTARLLAKFLGFITFLPYQTREPPARGVQEAAIGVRNKSAPVLDVCEVLRQSMVKQRTVLTVPWLVEFLSMVDHTAPYLLHYRRVFTLLLQLYRRTLLGTDREGRFLNQLLIVAVLGWLFQIPAVPEDLFFSGDFRDETDVIETPAPTQGLDCLPLVDQQLLYICCPYLSEFRKLLAAFVAGSAAKNGGLIRKITPTAAEPLESPAPLSQQKLQAELEQAFFHNQPQSLRRTVEFVAERVGSNSVKHIKATLVSELVQSGEAQLQGRLRDEKASVARLFDSVCTQLCERGRQTLSRAREFCSVKSPEAIRILLPEETSAAVLSTAEDIAVRLATEKACTWLSANIAALIKRELKAAFDRMMKSLPPPPVGALSEGETPREPPEHTASRLEEKGASCPPGCEHKATLPSDLIIEIKEVLSVTLGPRSQEERVGFQQIQDLLQRLGETLCCRKFIFPVPEQMLARCSVGLACVLVSGQLPLSEPELPAEEGSARGSPVRALLDQLLGLWRHVFRTPVPLQLLFTDKHLASILEAGHTQWEEFLFLVSELQGRGLLGAEEVQSSWKSLSALSWPTVSALRPGLRPHSTPEPYTASAPRPAHSTPEPYTDFMEQINRAACRLQQEQYQGVPLQNSD from the exons CTGGAGAATGGCAGCTGTGACAGCCTGGCTCAGTTTTCCGTGCTCCGGAGAGACTTTGTCCCATTCCTGCTCAACTTCCTCCGTGAGCAAGCCAGCCAGATCCTGGCCAATGGGCCTTCCACCCCGGCCAAGACCCCCAGCTCCAAGGGACAGCGGACCCCCGGGTACCCCAACGAGAGGAGTGGGGTCTCTCAGAGCGGCCGCGCGCCCCCGAAAGGAGCCAGCCGGGTGCAGCTGTTCTCGCCACCCCCCTGCAGTCCTGCGCAGCCTGAGTTTGACACGCCAGGCACCCAGTATCTCAGTGGAATCACCTTTTTGAGCAGCCCCAGCTTCACGGCCAGCCCTGCACCCCGGAGGTCTGACCAGAGAGCCAGCCTGGGAGAATTCCTGCCCTCCCCGGACCCCCAGCCCCCCCAGCGTCGCGGCAGGAGACGGGGTGGTCCGACCAGCAGTGGAGGCCGGCAGCCAGGCAGGGAGGCAGGACGCGGGCTTAATGAGGAGCCGGGCCGCTGGGACAGGGGAGGCAGGACTGAGACCTCTATCACCCCCCCTCCACCCCAGCTCAACATCAACAACCTGGAGGACTTCCCTCCTGTGGGGGCTACTCCTACACCAGCTGG CAGTAAGACGAAGCCATCGCGACGGATAAACCCGACACCGGTGAGTGCAGAGCGGCCCCAATCGAAACCAAAGAACTGCTTCACCTCCACCCCGCTGAGCCAGCCACCCCCCTCCCCCGCCATCCCAGAGTCCCCGGGGGCAGGGCCGGACTGTTGGCTGCAGGAGGAGCGGGAGATGCTGCGCAGAGAGAGGTGTGTTCAGGCTCCGGCTTCAAGCGCCACTCCTGCGCTTCGCCTTGCTTGTACTAAGATGATGTGCCCTTTCCAGAGCAG AGCCAAGCTGTCCCAGCAGACCAGCTCTCTAGGACTCCCCCCTGCCCTTGAACCCAGCACCCCCACCAAGCTGGGCTCCAGCAGAACCAGCGCCAGCGGGTCGGCGGACCGCCTCTCTCCGACCGCAGATTTGCACAAGGTCTCCACCTCCTGCCAGCTGGACCTGCTAGCTGAGCTGCACTGCGCCTGCATCGCGG AGAACCTGGTGCCCAATGTCTTCCTGGAGCTCTTCTTCGTGCTTCAGCTGCTGACGTCCCGTGGATCAGCTCCTTCTGAGGAGCGGCAAGGGGGTCCCGCAGTCTGCAGGGGTAGCTCTAAACACACCCCTCCTGCTTCCAACA ATGTGTTGGACAGGCCCTACTTCAACAGCGTGCACAACTGTGTGTACTTTGCAGTCAAGGTCCTGGAAAATAATTTTGA TCTCATCTCCCAGCTGGATAAATGCACACTGCGGCTCCTCGCTGAGAACGAGAGGCTGGGCTCCTTCTCTCCAGCTCTGCGAGATCGGCTGCTTGCTGCCCATGAAAGCAGCACTGCCAAG GTGTCCCGAATAACCCCGTCCTTCATTCAGTCTGTTCCGTTCCAGCCAGCCACGGACAACCGCTCCAACTTCTGTAGTGACAAGGCCTTTCACATCTTCAAGAAGCAGAG AGATATTTTCTACGAGCTGCTGAGAGAGTGGGAGGACTTCCACAAGGAGCCGGGCTGGGTGTTCGACATGGTGCTGGGCAGCAGAGTCAG GGGGATGGTGAGTCAGCTGACTGCAGCCAGCAATCACAGTCACTTTGCCAGGCTTTTCCAGAAGCAGCTCATCCAG ATGTGCAAGGGGACGGGTGGAGAGGCGCCTGACCTGGATGTACTCGGCATGCTTGGAGCGGACAACCTGAGCCGTCTAAAGAGACTGCAGGAGCGCTTCATCCAGCCCCAAAGCATCATGGGACCGTGCCCCCCGCCCTCCTTCCCAGGGCATCAGGAATTCTTCCGGGATTTCCTCCTGACAGCTGGCAG ctacCAGCTGAACCAGCACCTGATGGACAGCCTGTGCCAGCAGATCCTGGAGCTTGACTCCATCTGCATCCTGGGGCCAGGCAGCAGCAAGGAAGAGGGGGAGGGTGATGTGGAGCAGCAG GGTGAGAAGCAGCGGTTCTGCTCGGTGCTGACGACGGCTCGCCTTCTTGCCAAGTTCCTGGGTTTCATCACCTTCTTGCCGTACCAGACCAGGGAGCCACCAGCCAGGGGTGTGCAGGAGGCAGCCATTGGGGTCCGCAACAAG AGTGCTCCAGTGCTTGATGTGTGTGAGGTGCTGAGGCAGTCCATGGTGAAGCAGCGCACGGTGCTCACTGTCCCCTGGCTGGTCGAGTTTCTCTCCATGGTGGATCACaccgccccgtacctgctgcacTACAGGAGGGTCTTCACACTTCTGCTGCAGCTGTACAG GCGCACCTTGCTGGGGACGGACAGAGAGGGGCGCTTCCTGAACCAGCTGCTGATTGTTGCTGTGCTGGGCTGGCTCTTCCAG ATCCCTGCTGTTCCTGAGGATCTGTTCTTTAGTGGGGATTTCAGAGATGAAACTGATGTCATTGAAACACCAGCTCCCACTCAAGGACTG GATTGTCTCCCCCTGGTGGATCAGCAGTTGCTTTATATCTGTTGCCCATATCTCA gCGAGTTCCGCAAACTACTGGCTGCGTTTGTAGCAGGAAGTGCAGCGAAGAACGGGGGCTTGATCCGCAAAATAACACCAACCGCCGCGGAGCCACTGGAGTCTCCCGCCCCACTGTCCCAACAGAAACTACAG GCGGAGTTGGAGCAGGCGTTCTTTCACAACCAGCCCCAGTCACTGCGCCGTACCGTGGAGTTCGTGGCAGAGAGAGTCGGCTCAAATTCTGTCAAACACATCAA AGCCACGCTGGTCTCGGAGCTGGTGCAGTCCGGAGAGGCTCAGCTGCAAGGAAGGCTGAGGGATGAGAAGGCGAGCGTGGCCAGGCTCTTTGACTCCGTGTGCACCCAGCTGTGTGAGAGGGGCAGGCAGACGCTCAGCCGAGCCAGAGA GTTTTGCAGTGTGAAGAGCCCTGAAGCCATCAGGATTTTGCTTCCTGAAGAGACCTCTGCAGCA GTTCTGAGCACAGCGGAGGACATTGCAGTCAGGTTAGCCACCGAGAAGGCGTGCACCTGGCTCTCTGCTAATATCGCAG CCCTGATTAAGCGGGAGTTGAAGGCGGCCTTCGACCGGATGATGAAATCCCTGCCGCCACCTCCTGTCGGTGCCTTGTCTGAGGGGGAGACCCCGAGAGAGCCCCCTGAACACACAGCGAGCAGACTGGAGGAGAAGGGGGCCAGCTGCCCCCCTGGCTGTGAGCACAAAGCCACGCTGCCCTCCGACCTCATCATTGAGATCAAG GAGGTGCTGAGTGTGACGCTGGGGCCCCGGTCCCAGGAGGAGAGGGTCGGTTTCCAGCAGATCCAGGACCTTCTGCAAAGACTGGGGGAGACTCTGTGCTGCAGGAAG TTCATATTTCCAGTTCCAGAGCAGATGTTGGCCCGGTGCTCCGTCGGACTGGCTTGTGTGTTGG TGTCAGGCCAGCTGCCTCTCAGTGAACCTGAGCTCCCTGCGGAGGAGGGCAGTGCCAGGGGGAGCCCGGTCCGCGCCCTGCTGGATCAGCTTCTGGGACTGTGGAGACACGTCTTCCGCACTCCTGTCCCTCTTCAGCTGCTCTTCACTGACAAACACCTGGCTTCCATCCTGGAGGCTGGACACACACAG TGGGAGGAGTTCCTGTTTCTTGTCAGCGAGCTGCAAGGAAGAGGCCTGCTGGGGGCAGAGGAGGTGCAGAGCAGCTGGAAGAGCCTGTCTGCGCTGTCTTGGCCCACGGTGAGTGCACTGAGACCGGGGCTCCGCCCACACTCTACCCCTGAACCATACACGGCGAGTGCACCGAGACCGGCACACTCTACCCCTGAACCATACACG gACTTTATGGAACAAATCAACAGGGCAGCCTGCAGACTTCAGCAGGAGCAATACCAGGGAGTGCCACTGCAGAACAGTGACTGA
- the LOC117424432 gene encoding codanin-1-like isoform X2 encodes MIEYIDYNLTEKYIVLFVYCTLVTPASVCPPVRCALPNSVNAACGVRAARARCRMAALLESVLREEVEASRAVHWIKNVQLENGSCDSLAQFSVLRRDFVPFLLNFLREQASQILANGPSTPAKTPSSKGQRTPGYPNERSGVSQSGRAPPKGASRVQLFSPPPCSPAQPEFDTPGTQYLSGITFLSSPSFTASPAPRRSDQRASLGEFLPSPDPQPPQRRGRRRGGPTSSGGRQPGREAGRGLNEEPGRWDRGGRTETSITPPPPQLNINNLEDFPPVGATPTPAGKTKPSRRINPTPVSAERPQSKPKNCFTSTPLSQPPPSPAIPESPGAGPDCWLQEEREMLRRERCVQAPASSATPALRLACTKMMCPFQSRAKLSQQTSSLGLPPALEPSTPTKLGSSRTSASGSADRLSPTADLHKVSTSCQLDLLAELHCACIAENLVPNVFLELFFVLQLLTSRGSAPSEERQGGPAVCRGSSKHTPPASNNVLDRPYFNSVHNCVYFAVKVLENNFDLISQLDKCTLRLLAENERLGSFSPALRDRLLAAHESSTAKVSRITPSFIQSVPFQPATDNRSNFCSDKAFHIFKKQRDIFYELLREWEDFHKEPGWVFDMVLGSRVRGMVSQLTAASNHSHFARLFQKQLIQMCKGTGGEAPDLDVLGMLGADNLSRLKRLQERFIQPQSIMGPCPPPSFPGHQEFFRDFLLTAGSYQLNQHLMDSLCQQILELDSICILGPGSSKEEGEGDVEQQGEKQRFCSVLTTARLLAKFLGFITFLPYQTREPPARGVQEAAIGVRNKSAPVLDVCEVLRQSMVKQRTVLTVPWLVEFLSMVDHTAPYLLHYRRVFTLLLQLYRRTLLGTDREGRFLNQLLIVAVLGWLFQIPAVPEDLFFSGDFRDETDVIETPAPTQGLDCLPLVDQQLLYICCPYLSEFRKLLAAFVAGSAAKNGGLIRKITPTAAEPLESPAPLSQQKLQAELEQAFFHNQPQSLRRTVEFVAERVGSNSVKHIKATLVSELVQSGEAQLQGRLRDEKASVARLFDSVCTQLCERGRQTLSRAREFCSVKSPEAIRILLPEETSAAVLSTAEDIAVRLATEKACTWLSANIAALIKRELKAAFDRMMKSLPPPPVGALSEGETPREPPEHTASRLEEKGASCPPGCEHKATLPSDLIIEIKEVLSVTLGPRSQEERVGFQQIQDLLQRLGETLCCRKFIFPVPEQMLARCSVGLACVLVSGQLPLSEPELPAEEGSARGSPVRALLDQLLGLWRHVFRTPVPLQLLFTDKHLASILEAGHTQWEEFLFLVSELQGRGLLGAEEVQSSWKSLSALSWPTVSALRPGLRPHSTPEPYTASAPRPAHSTPEPYTDFMEQINRAACRLQQEQYQGVPLQNSD; translated from the exons CTGGAGAATGGCAGCTGTGACAGCCTGGCTCAGTTTTCCGTGCTCCGGAGAGACTTTGTCCCATTCCTGCTCAACTTCCTCCGTGAGCAAGCCAGCCAGATCCTGGCCAATGGGCCTTCCACCCCGGCCAAGACCCCCAGCTCCAAGGGACAGCGGACCCCCGGGTACCCCAACGAGAGGAGTGGGGTCTCTCAGAGCGGCCGCGCGCCCCCGAAAGGAGCCAGCCGGGTGCAGCTGTTCTCGCCACCCCCCTGCAGTCCTGCGCAGCCTGAGTTTGACACGCCAGGCACCCAGTATCTCAGTGGAATCACCTTTTTGAGCAGCCCCAGCTTCACGGCCAGCCCTGCACCCCGGAGGTCTGACCAGAGAGCCAGCCTGGGAGAATTCCTGCCCTCCCCGGACCCCCAGCCCCCCCAGCGTCGCGGCAGGAGACGGGGTGGTCCGACCAGCAGTGGAGGCCGGCAGCCAGGCAGGGAGGCAGGACGCGGGCTTAATGAGGAGCCGGGCCGCTGGGACAGGGGAGGCAGGACTGAGACCTCTATCACCCCCCCTCCACCCCAGCTCAACATCAACAACCTGGAGGACTTCCCTCCTGTGGGGGCTACTCCTACACCAGCTGG TAAGACGAAGCCATCGCGACGGATAAACCCGACACCGGTGAGTGCAGAGCGGCCCCAATCGAAACCAAAGAACTGCTTCACCTCCACCCCGCTGAGCCAGCCACCCCCCTCCCCCGCCATCCCAGAGTCCCCGGGGGCAGGGCCGGACTGTTGGCTGCAGGAGGAGCGGGAGATGCTGCGCAGAGAGAGGTGTGTTCAGGCTCCGGCTTCAAGCGCCACTCCTGCGCTTCGCCTTGCTTGTACTAAGATGATGTGCCCTTTCCAGAGCAG AGCCAAGCTGTCCCAGCAGACCAGCTCTCTAGGACTCCCCCCTGCCCTTGAACCCAGCACCCCCACCAAGCTGGGCTCCAGCAGAACCAGCGCCAGCGGGTCGGCGGACCGCCTCTCTCCGACCGCAGATTTGCACAAGGTCTCCACCTCCTGCCAGCTGGACCTGCTAGCTGAGCTGCACTGCGCCTGCATCGCGG AGAACCTGGTGCCCAATGTCTTCCTGGAGCTCTTCTTCGTGCTTCAGCTGCTGACGTCCCGTGGATCAGCTCCTTCTGAGGAGCGGCAAGGGGGTCCCGCAGTCTGCAGGGGTAGCTCTAAACACACCCCTCCTGCTTCCAACA ATGTGTTGGACAGGCCCTACTTCAACAGCGTGCACAACTGTGTGTACTTTGCAGTCAAGGTCCTGGAAAATAATTTTGA TCTCATCTCCCAGCTGGATAAATGCACACTGCGGCTCCTCGCTGAGAACGAGAGGCTGGGCTCCTTCTCTCCAGCTCTGCGAGATCGGCTGCTTGCTGCCCATGAAAGCAGCACTGCCAAG GTGTCCCGAATAACCCCGTCCTTCATTCAGTCTGTTCCGTTCCAGCCAGCCACGGACAACCGCTCCAACTTCTGTAGTGACAAGGCCTTTCACATCTTCAAGAAGCAGAG AGATATTTTCTACGAGCTGCTGAGAGAGTGGGAGGACTTCCACAAGGAGCCGGGCTGGGTGTTCGACATGGTGCTGGGCAGCAGAGTCAG GGGGATGGTGAGTCAGCTGACTGCAGCCAGCAATCACAGTCACTTTGCCAGGCTTTTCCAGAAGCAGCTCATCCAG ATGTGCAAGGGGACGGGTGGAGAGGCGCCTGACCTGGATGTACTCGGCATGCTTGGAGCGGACAACCTGAGCCGTCTAAAGAGACTGCAGGAGCGCTTCATCCAGCCCCAAAGCATCATGGGACCGTGCCCCCCGCCCTCCTTCCCAGGGCATCAGGAATTCTTCCGGGATTTCCTCCTGACAGCTGGCAG ctacCAGCTGAACCAGCACCTGATGGACAGCCTGTGCCAGCAGATCCTGGAGCTTGACTCCATCTGCATCCTGGGGCCAGGCAGCAGCAAGGAAGAGGGGGAGGGTGATGTGGAGCAGCAG GGTGAGAAGCAGCGGTTCTGCTCGGTGCTGACGACGGCTCGCCTTCTTGCCAAGTTCCTGGGTTTCATCACCTTCTTGCCGTACCAGACCAGGGAGCCACCAGCCAGGGGTGTGCAGGAGGCAGCCATTGGGGTCCGCAACAAG AGTGCTCCAGTGCTTGATGTGTGTGAGGTGCTGAGGCAGTCCATGGTGAAGCAGCGCACGGTGCTCACTGTCCCCTGGCTGGTCGAGTTTCTCTCCATGGTGGATCACaccgccccgtacctgctgcacTACAGGAGGGTCTTCACACTTCTGCTGCAGCTGTACAG GCGCACCTTGCTGGGGACGGACAGAGAGGGGCGCTTCCTGAACCAGCTGCTGATTGTTGCTGTGCTGGGCTGGCTCTTCCAG ATCCCTGCTGTTCCTGAGGATCTGTTCTTTAGTGGGGATTTCAGAGATGAAACTGATGTCATTGAAACACCAGCTCCCACTCAAGGACTG GATTGTCTCCCCCTGGTGGATCAGCAGTTGCTTTATATCTGTTGCCCATATCTCA gCGAGTTCCGCAAACTACTGGCTGCGTTTGTAGCAGGAAGTGCAGCGAAGAACGGGGGCTTGATCCGCAAAATAACACCAACCGCCGCGGAGCCACTGGAGTCTCCCGCCCCACTGTCCCAACAGAAACTACAG GCGGAGTTGGAGCAGGCGTTCTTTCACAACCAGCCCCAGTCACTGCGCCGTACCGTGGAGTTCGTGGCAGAGAGAGTCGGCTCAAATTCTGTCAAACACATCAA AGCCACGCTGGTCTCGGAGCTGGTGCAGTCCGGAGAGGCTCAGCTGCAAGGAAGGCTGAGGGATGAGAAGGCGAGCGTGGCCAGGCTCTTTGACTCCGTGTGCACCCAGCTGTGTGAGAGGGGCAGGCAGACGCTCAGCCGAGCCAGAGA GTTTTGCAGTGTGAAGAGCCCTGAAGCCATCAGGATTTTGCTTCCTGAAGAGACCTCTGCAGCA GTTCTGAGCACAGCGGAGGACATTGCAGTCAGGTTAGCCACCGAGAAGGCGTGCACCTGGCTCTCTGCTAATATCGCAG CCCTGATTAAGCGGGAGTTGAAGGCGGCCTTCGACCGGATGATGAAATCCCTGCCGCCACCTCCTGTCGGTGCCTTGTCTGAGGGGGAGACCCCGAGAGAGCCCCCTGAACACACAGCGAGCAGACTGGAGGAGAAGGGGGCCAGCTGCCCCCCTGGCTGTGAGCACAAAGCCACGCTGCCCTCCGACCTCATCATTGAGATCAAG GAGGTGCTGAGTGTGACGCTGGGGCCCCGGTCCCAGGAGGAGAGGGTCGGTTTCCAGCAGATCCAGGACCTTCTGCAAAGACTGGGGGAGACTCTGTGCTGCAGGAAG TTCATATTTCCAGTTCCAGAGCAGATGTTGGCCCGGTGCTCCGTCGGACTGGCTTGTGTGTTGG TGTCAGGCCAGCTGCCTCTCAGTGAACCTGAGCTCCCTGCGGAGGAGGGCAGTGCCAGGGGGAGCCCGGTCCGCGCCCTGCTGGATCAGCTTCTGGGACTGTGGAGACACGTCTTCCGCACTCCTGTCCCTCTTCAGCTGCTCTTCACTGACAAACACCTGGCTTCCATCCTGGAGGCTGGACACACACAG TGGGAGGAGTTCCTGTTTCTTGTCAGCGAGCTGCAAGGAAGAGGCCTGCTGGGGGCAGAGGAGGTGCAGAGCAGCTGGAAGAGCCTGTCTGCGCTGTCTTGGCCCACGGTGAGTGCACTGAGACCGGGGCTCCGCCCACACTCTACCCCTGAACCATACACGGCGAGTGCACCGAGACCGGCACACTCTACCCCTGAACCATACACG gACTTTATGGAACAAATCAACAGGGCAGCCTGCAGACTTCAGCAGGAGCAATACCAGGGAGTGCCACTGCAGAACAGTGACTGA